Within the Bradyrhizobium ottawaense genome, the region CCGAGCGCGCCTTGCGCTATGGCGACCACCAGCGAAACCAGCGGAAACACCGCCGAGACACCGGCCAGGGCATCAACGCCGGTTCGCGATACGAAATAGACCTCCAGCAATCCGATGAGAATCTGGACGATCATCACCGTGGAGTTGGGCACTGCAAGCCGCAGGATCGTGGGCGCGATCGGCTTCGCCAGCAGCATGTGGGTGCGGGCATCTGCTTCTAAGGGACGGGCGCGAGCCTTGCTGCACGCTTCGTCCAGCGGCTTGCGCGCTTGAGGTGACAGGACGCAGGAAGCTTGCATGGCTGGTGCTCCATCTGGGAGCCTGTGCAATTACTCCCGAGGCGATCGCGGATCGAACGATAAGATTTGACAGGACATGTTAGCGTTCCTAACAATTGGCGAATGACGCGTTTACCGCCGCTGGAAACATTGCGGGTGTTCGAGGTAGCTTGCCGACACGGCAGCTACTCCGAGGCGGCGCGCGAGCTGCACGTGACGCACAGCGCTGTCAGTCAGCGCATAAGACAATTGGAGGAAGAGCTCGGCCTCACGCTGTTCGAGCGGCAGGGCAATCGAATGGTGCCCACGCCGAGCGGGCTTAGATTGCAGGCAGGCGTCAAAGGCGCGTTTTCGGAATTGAACGCAGCGCTCGGCAACATCGGGACTCGCCGGACCGAGGCAGAAATCACCGTAAGCCTGCTGCCGGTCATGGCGGCGCGCTGGCTGGTTCCGCGCCTGCCTCGTTTCACGATCCGTTATCCGCGCATCAATCTGCACATCAAAACGGGTCAGTCGCTGGCCAATTTCAAATCCGACGGCGTCGACATCGCGATCCGGTTCGGCGCGGGCGATTGGAAGGGCCTGCGGGCCATCAAGCTTCTTGATGAAGAGCTTTTTCCGGTATGCAGCCCGAGCCTCAACGACGGGCGGTTGCCGAAGGACCCTGCATCGATGTTATCGAAGCCGTTGTTGATCGACCGCAATGTGTCGTGGCGCGCCTGGTTCAGGTCTGCCGGTGTGACGCTTGATCGCGATATCGCAGGGACCTCCTTCACCGATACCAACGCGCTGATGGAAGCCGCCGTGGCAGGGCAGGGGATTGCGCTCGGCCGCCTCTCGTTCACGCGATCGGATATCCTGGCGGGAAAGCTGGTTCGCTTGTCCGAACACAGCCTGCGTCTTGCTCACGCTCACTATGCGGTTTACCCGATCTCTTCCGAGTCCAACCCGGCGCTGGTCGCTTTCCGGGACTGGTTGATCGAAGAAGCCCGACGCATTTAGGAAGTCCCGGCAAGCTTGCCGATCCTGGAAAGCAGCAGCTTCAGGACCGGCGACTTGTTCGCCTTGTGGTAGGCGAGAACCAGGTCGAGCGTCGGTACTTCTCCCTGCACCGGACGTGTGGCTATTGATTCCGGCAGATAGTTCCTCGTGTAAGCCGGCAACAGCATAACCGCGCGCGTCGACGTGATCATCGATATCGCATGGACGACATTGTGCACTTCGTGCTCCGGCTTGAGATCGATGCCGGCCCGGTTGAAATACTCCAGCACGACACGGCGGACCGCGGGGGCAGCCTTGGAAGGAAGCAGGAAAGCTTCCTTTGCGATCTCCTGCGGCGCCACCGCTGTAAGCGAAGCCAGGCGGTGGTCGGCCGGAAAAGCAAGAATCAGCGGGTCGGTGCGGACGCGCCGGTAGATCAAATCTTCCATATGCTCTTCCGGCCGGATGAAGGCGGCATCAAGCTTGCGCCGCATCAAGGTCTTGGCCAGCACCGGAGAGTAATCGCTCGACAGGCGGATTTCGATGCCGGGAAATTCATCGCGAAGGACGCGTTCCACCTCCGGCAACAAGCCGATTTCGGCTCCCGACATAAAGCCAAGGGCAAATACCGGTCGCGCCGGCTGGGCGGCACGCAGCGCCGCTTCCTTGGCGGCTTCTGCCTGAACCAGCGCCATTCGTGCATGGTCCAGAAAAGCCTTTCCGGCCGACGTCAGCTCAACACCCTGCGCGCTGCGATGCATCAGCTGAACGCCGACTTCCTCTTCGAGATCCCGGATTTGCCGGCTCAGCGACGGCTGCGAGGTGTGCAGCTTCTGCTCGGCGGCAACGGTCAAGCTGCCGGCGTCGGCCACGGCGACGAAGTAGCGGAGGTGCCGGAGCTCCATTCCAACCTCCCATATCCCACAGGCATGGGGCCAGCTTACAAAGTCTTTTTCAGGCAGGCCAGCGACTCCTATAGCAGAAGGGCGCTGTACGCGGGGGCCTGC harbors:
- the gcvA gene encoding transcriptional regulator GcvA, with amino-acid sequence MTRLPPLETLRVFEVACRHGSYSEAARELHVTHSAVSQRIRQLEEELGLTLFERQGNRMVPTPSGLRLQAGVKGAFSELNAALGNIGTRRTEAEITVSLLPVMAARWLVPRLPRFTIRYPRINLHIKTGQSLANFKSDGVDIAIRFGAGDWKGLRAIKLLDEELFPVCSPSLNDGRLPKDPASMLSKPLLIDRNVSWRAWFRSAGVTLDRDIAGTSFTDTNALMEAAVAGQGIALGRLSFTRSDILAGKLVRLSEHSLRLAHAHYAVYPISSESNPALVAFRDWLIEEARRI
- a CDS encoding LysR family transcriptional regulator, with product MELRHLRYFVAVADAGSLTVAAEQKLHTSQPSLSRQIRDLEEEVGVQLMHRSAQGVELTSAGKAFLDHARMALVQAEAAKEAALRAAQPARPVFALGFMSGAEIGLLPEVERVLRDEFPGIEIRLSSDYSPVLAKTLMRRKLDAAFIRPEEHMEDLIYRRVRTDPLILAFPADHRLASLTAVAPQEIAKEAFLLPSKAAPAVRRVVLEYFNRAGIDLKPEHEVHNVVHAISMITSTRAVMLLPAYTRNYLPESIATRPVQGEVPTLDLVLAYHKANKSPVLKLLLSRIGKLAGTS